Within the Maribacter sp. BPC-D8 genome, the region GAAAAATAGTTAAGGTCATATGGTCTTTATGAATTACATGAGTAGCCACTGCACCCCTAACCACGCGGTTATGAGCAAACCACCAATGAACATGGTTTTTGGCATGGCGTAAAGTACTATAGATACTACCAAAATTATGCCTAATGCCATAACATATTCTGAAGGATAGCCCATTTCTACAGCTCCTTTAACAGCCGTTTCGGTTTGTAAAACATTATTTACAGCACCCATTAAAAGCATAAAAATAACAATACCTTGTAGAATATAAGA harbors:
- a CDS encoding DoxX family protein: METIKKTSKGILWTSYILQGIVIFMLLMGAVNNVLQTETAVKGAVEMGYPSEYVMALGIILVVSIVLYAMPKTMFIGGLLITAWLGVQWLLM